A single genomic interval of Sphingobium sp. EM0848 harbors:
- a CDS encoding TetR/AcrR family transcriptional regulator has translation MTGKEQANRQQGGERYASATMLERRKRILAVTRDLVAEQGIDGFSINALCRRADVAKQTLYNAFGTKDELIAAAILDYFEDYERHIPYRSAVGTLDRLIERMVAVGTRNLAIPNYIKAITGFYFSASPHPELRETLHNIFSAIQAPYVKALAASASLHPWVDPERLIESLDEQRMLVAAKWARGELSDEEFINGLVMGVLTILLGVSRGEDRDRILVVAARICEKTARAYVESLPGVSSD, from the coding sequence AGCGCGACGATGCTCGAGCGACGGAAGCGAATTCTTGCGGTCACGCGCGACCTGGTGGCCGAGCAGGGAATTGATGGCTTCAGCATCAATGCGCTCTGCCGGCGCGCGGATGTCGCCAAGCAGACATTATACAATGCCTTCGGCACGAAGGACGAACTGATCGCGGCGGCGATCCTGGACTATTTCGAAGATTATGAGCGCCATATCCCCTATCGCAGCGCCGTCGGCACACTTGACCGGCTGATCGAGCGGATGGTGGCCGTAGGCACACGCAATCTGGCCATTCCCAATTATATCAAGGCGATAACGGGATTCTATTTCAGTGCGAGCCCGCATCCTGAATTGCGCGAGACGCTCCACAATATTTTCAGCGCGATTCAGGCCCCCTATGTCAAAGCACTGGCCGCCTCGGCGAGCCTTCATCCCTGGGTCGATCCTGAGCGGCTGATCGAATCGCTGGACGAACAGCGGATGCTGGTTGCTGCCAAATGGGCGAGAGGCGAACTATCCGATGAGGAGTTCATCAACGGCCTCGTCATGGGCGTCCTGACAATCCTGCTGGGCGTTTCGCGCGGTGAAGACCGTGACAGGATATTGGTGGTTGCCGCCAGGATATGTGAGAAGACTGCAAGGGCTTATGTGGAATCCCTGCCGGGTGTCAGTTCAGACTGA
- a CDS encoding Lrp/AsnC family transcriptional regulator, whose amino-acid sequence MARTSSLRSLDSFDRAILRIIQRDNKIPQRTIAEAVNLSAAAVQRRIAAMEAAGIIRHNVAIIDTKALGMTITSIVEVHLINERPMTVDGAKALFLAAPEVQQCYYVTGGISFVLVIVTQDMIEYEAITRRLFADNEAVSSFRSLIALDRVKAGAEIVIP is encoded by the coding sequence ATGGCTCGAACTTCCTCCCTCCGCTCGCTCGACAGCTTCGATCGGGCAATTCTCAGGATCATTCAACGCGACAACAAGATCCCGCAGCGCACGATCGCTGAAGCGGTGAATCTGTCGGCCGCTGCCGTCCAGCGACGCATCGCCGCGATGGAGGCGGCGGGCATCATTCGGCATAACGTCGCGATCATCGACACCAAGGCTCTTGGCATGACGATCACCTCCATCGTCGAGGTGCATTTGATCAACGAACGGCCCATGACGGTCGACGGCGCCAAGGCGCTGTTCCTGGCAGCCCCTGAAGTCCAGCAATGCTATTATGTCACAGGCGGGATCAGCTTCGTGCTGGTGATCGTGACGCAGGACATGATCGAATATGAGGCCATCACGCGACGCCTGTTTGCCGATAACGAAGCGGTGTCGAGCTTTCGCAGCCTGATCGCGCTCGATCGCGTAAAGGCAGGCGCGGAGATAGTCATCCCGTAA
- a CDS encoding SDR family oxidoreductase — protein sequence MTGQTKRIIVTGSAGVLGNAVARGLVEAGHAVAGIDRVTDERLPAAVHQCIADDLADPTLAARAVEEARSKLGGVDGLVHLVGGFEWVPVQDSSLATWRSLFSINVETAFSTIMSTLPNLGDGASILCVSAAATASAGAGMGPYTAAKSGVSRLVEALSAELKPRKIRINAIMPSIIDTPRNRADMPDADPSDWTSPAAIADVVAFLLSDQARAINGASIPVTNSGG from the coding sequence ATGACCGGACAGACCAAACGCATCATCGTGACGGGAAGCGCGGGTGTGCTGGGCAACGCCGTGGCCCGTGGACTGGTCGAAGCTGGCCATGCAGTGGCAGGAATTGACCGCGTGACTGATGAGCGACTTCCCGCAGCGGTCCATCAATGCATTGCCGACGATCTGGCAGACCCGACCCTCGCCGCCCGGGCGGTGGAGGAAGCCCGGTCGAAGCTGGGCGGCGTGGACGGCCTTGTCCATCTGGTCGGCGGCTTTGAATGGGTGCCGGTACAGGACAGCAGCCTTGCCACCTGGCGGTCGCTGTTTTCGATCAATGTCGAAACGGCCTTTTCGACAATCATGTCGACCCTGCCAAATCTGGGCGACGGCGCAAGCATCCTGTGCGTCAGCGCAGCGGCGACAGCCAGCGCCGGGGCGGGCATGGGACCCTATACGGCCGCAAAATCGGGCGTATCGCGCCTTGTCGAAGCACTGTCGGCGGAATTGAAACCGCGAAAAATCCGGATCAATGCGATCATGCCCTCGATCATCGACACGCCCCGCAACCGCGCCGACATGCCCGATGCGGATCCGTCGGACTGGACCAGCCCCGCCGCCATTGCCGATGTCGTCGCCTTCCTGCTCAGCGATCAGGCGCGGGCGATCAACGGCGCATCGATTCCCGTAACGAATAGCGGAGGCTGA
- a CDS encoding TonB-dependent siderophore receptor: MRITLAALLMAGAIFAPMAQAQTGTPAEADPSDRFSLGQIIVTAPKAQGIEIDGSTLSSDAIYTFSRTALDDAVNLMPGVAAGNSGGTRNERLVFVRGFDRFQVPLSIDGIRVYLPADNRLDYGRFLTTDISEVQVAKGYASVLDGPGGMGGAINLVTRKPTKELDVDVRGTVNFDNDTDYAGYSTSAMVGTKQDRWYAQASYARSFTDHWNLPHDFTPRNPALEDGGARDFSRTQDWRSNVKLGFTPNATDEYAISYTHQSGEKSAPLHISDTVTTPRFWDWPKWDIDSVYFLSTTALGDRATLKTRTYYNVFDSMLRSFDDRTLTTQTKGYAFNSPYQDKAWGGSLQLDFRATDADTMRIAYHYRHDKHVEFQTSFSSTGVGTTEPKQTQAEDTYSIALENELRITPALRFTLGGSYDWRDLKLAEEYGSPLGTNGAKVLYNYPRRDADTWNLQGRFDWQASDALNLHASLSSRARFPTIFERFSQRFNSAIPNPELKAERATNAEIGGSWARGPVRMEGALFYSWVRDAIFSVPTPAYPCTASTTPPAVPTPGCALTNLTQSRNVGSGHYYGVELSVSATILPGLDLGMNYTGIKRVLDYAANPLFHPTGVPTHKGFAYLDWAPVEKLHIVPSVDLASNRWTLFTATTATQPQIYYRTGAYVNAGLRVDYALTDHIEIGVGGRNLFDDYYTLTDGFPEPGRTLFASIRARY, translated from the coding sequence ATGCGTATCACCCTGGCTGCCCTGCTCATGGCAGGCGCCATCTTCGCGCCCATGGCGCAGGCGCAAACCGGCACCCCAGCCGAAGCTGACCCGTCCGACCGCTTCTCCCTTGGTCAGATCATCGTCACCGCGCCCAAGGCACAAGGCATAGAGATTGACGGCAGCACCCTTTCCTCCGACGCCATCTACACCTTCAGCCGCACGGCGCTCGACGATGCGGTCAACCTGATGCCCGGCGTCGCGGCGGGCAATAGCGGCGGCACCCGTAACGAGCGACTGGTGTTCGTTCGGGGTTTCGACCGTTTCCAGGTACCGCTCTCCATCGACGGCATCCGGGTTTACCTGCCCGCCGACAACCGGCTGGACTATGGCCGCTTCCTGACCACTGACATATCAGAGGTGCAGGTGGCGAAGGGTTATGCCTCCGTGCTGGACGGCCCCGGCGGCATGGGCGGCGCGATCAACCTGGTCACACGCAAGCCGACCAAGGAATTGGACGTTGATGTGCGCGGCACGGTGAATTTCGACAATGACACGGACTATGCGGGCTATTCCACATCGGCGATGGTCGGCACGAAACAGGACAGATGGTATGCGCAGGCGAGCTACGCCCGCAGTTTCACCGACCATTGGAACCTGCCCCACGACTTCACGCCGCGCAATCCGGCACTGGAGGATGGCGGCGCCCGCGACTTTTCCCGCACGCAGGACTGGCGCAGCAATGTGAAGCTGGGCTTCACCCCCAATGCGACGGACGAATATGCGATCAGCTACACCCACCAGTCCGGCGAGAAGAGCGCACCGCTGCATATCAGCGACACGGTGACGACGCCGCGCTTCTGGGACTGGCCAAAATGGGACATCGACAGCGTTTATTTCCTGTCGACCACGGCGCTGGGCGACCGCGCAACGCTCAAGACGCGGACTTATTATAACGTCTTCGATTCCATGCTGCGGTCCTTCGACGACCGGACGCTCACGACACAGACCAAAGGTTACGCCTTTAACAGCCCCTATCAGGACAAGGCATGGGGCGGCTCGCTCCAGCTCGATTTCCGCGCGACGGACGCGGACACGATGCGCATCGCCTATCATTATCGGCACGACAAACATGTGGAATTCCAGACCAGCTTTTCCTCGACAGGCGTCGGAACGACCGAGCCGAAACAGACCCAGGCCGAAGACACCTATTCCATCGCGCTGGAAAATGAGTTGAGGATCACGCCCGCACTCCGTTTCACGCTGGGCGGCAGCTATGACTGGCGCGATCTCAAGCTCGCGGAGGAATATGGCTCACCGCTGGGCACCAATGGCGCGAAGGTGCTGTACAATTATCCCCGCCGCGATGCGGATACGTGGAACTTGCAAGGCAGGTTCGACTGGCAGGCAAGCGATGCGCTGAACCTGCACGCCAGCCTTTCCTCCCGCGCCCGTTTTCCCACCATCTTCGAACGCTTCAGCCAAAGGTTCAACAGCGCCATCCCCAATCCAGAGTTGAAGGCGGAACGTGCCACCAATGCGGAAATCGGCGGAAGCTGGGCACGCGGCCCGGTGCGGATGGAAGGCGCACTCTTCTATAGCTGGGTGCGCGATGCGATCTTCAGCGTGCCAACGCCTGCCTATCCCTGCACTGCGTCGACCACACCGCCCGCTGTTCCCACGCCGGGCTGCGCGCTCACCAATCTGACGCAGAGCCGCAATGTCGGCAGCGGTCATTATTATGGCGTGGAACTGTCGGTATCGGCTACGATCCTGCCGGGGTTGGACCTGGGCATGAACTATACCGGAATCAAGCGGGTGCTGGACTATGCCGCCAATCCGCTCTTCCACCCGACCGGCGTGCCGACGCATAAGGGCTTTGCCTATCTCGACTGGGCGCCGGTCGAGAAGCTGCATATCGTTCCCAGCGTCGATCTTGCATCCAACCGCTGGACCCTGTTCACCGCGACAACCGCGACCCAGCCGCAAATCTATTATCGTACCGGCGCCTATGTGAATGCGGGGCTGCGGGTCGATTATGCGCTGACCGACCATATCGAGATCGGCGTCGGCGGCCGCAACCTGTTCGATGATTATTACACGTTGACGGACGGCTTTCCCGAACCGGGCCGGACCCTGTTCGCCAGCATCCGGGCACGTTATTAA
- a CDS encoding DMT family transporter, with protein sequence MDITLSNSVRGADRTVQGIACGVGAGALWGLVFLAPALVYSFTPLELAIGRYLAYGALAAILVMPRWGGAIPLLTGRDWLSLVCLSLAGNTLYYILLATAVQRGGIAMTSLIIGFLPVTVTVIGSRDRGAIPLRKLAPSLMLCVGGVFCISWQALTGGTSTSQGTSLIALLCAVGALVSWTSFAIGNSRCLVRLNHVSAHDWNLLNGLVTGVQALALIPLAIYWGALRHGAADWGQFAGVSIAVALLASILGNALWNRMSRLLPLTLSGQMILFETLFALLYGFVWTQRMPTASEAVAFLLLIAGVTSCLRAHRRPAAKGNDV encoded by the coding sequence ATGGATATCACACTCAGCAATTCGGTTCGCGGTGCCGATCGAACCGTTCAGGGGATTGCCTGCGGCGTCGGTGCGGGCGCGCTGTGGGGACTGGTCTTTCTCGCCCCAGCGCTGGTGTATAGTTTCACCCCGCTGGAACTCGCGATTGGGCGCTATCTTGCGTATGGAGCCTTGGCCGCCATTCTCGTCATGCCGCGATGGGGAGGGGCGATCCCATTGTTGACGGGGCGCGACTGGCTGTCTCTTGTCTGTCTCTCACTGGCCGGCAACACACTCTATTATATATTGCTCGCGACTGCCGTTCAAAGAGGCGGGATTGCGATGACATCGCTGATCATCGGTTTTCTTCCTGTCACGGTAACGGTCATTGGCAGCCGGGACAGGGGAGCGATACCATTGCGTAAACTCGCGCCGTCGCTGATGTTGTGCGTAGGTGGTGTATTCTGCATCAGTTGGCAGGCCTTGACCGGCGGAACGTCCACATCGCAGGGGACCAGCCTGATCGCGCTTCTGTGCGCCGTCGGAGCGCTGGTATCCTGGACCTCGTTCGCCATTGGCAACAGCCGCTGCCTTGTCAGGCTGAATCATGTGTCTGCCCATGACTGGAATTTGCTGAACGGTCTGGTCACCGGCGTCCAGGCCCTGGCGCTGATCCCTCTCGCCATATATTGGGGAGCATTGCGCCACGGCGCTGCAGATTGGGGGCAGTTTGCCGGTGTTTCAATCGCTGTGGCGTTGCTCGCCTCAATCCTTGGGAATGCGCTTTGGAACCGGATGAGCCGGCTCTTGCCACTGACCCTGTCGGGTCAGATGATCCTGTTCGAAACGCTGTTCGCGCTGCTCTATGGCTTCGTCTGGACCCAGCGAATGCCGACCGCATCGGAAGCCGTGGCCTTCCTATTGCTCATCGCGGGTGTGACATCCTGCCTGAGAGCCCATCGGCGGCCAGCTGCCAAAGGGAACGATGTTTGA
- a CDS encoding helix-turn-helix transcriptional regulator, producing MISSSSSSDPFGAEHEALLATLRRRLRAAGWTQADVAVKLGVGTATVKRWLHGKGISLRTLSQLCALANTTLTELAECCAIESRPDDHLTLAQEKALTASPELSTVFFVIVNGWPVSEAEEGFGIPPEQIVQYVERLERLALIDRLPGGRLRARLDPAHVWRREPMRRHFEKHMKHLFFKLDYGDPATIFGVETVKLSPVGVARVAERIERFRGELRDIAQEDRRTTVLPSEWHAILAVACPTLPLRS from the coding sequence ATGATCTCCTCTTCTTCCTCCAGCGACCCTTTTGGTGCAGAACATGAAGCATTGCTTGCCACGCTGCGGCGGCGTCTGCGGGCTGCGGGATGGACGCAGGCGGACGTGGCCGTAAAACTGGGCGTCGGCACCGCGACCGTCAAAAGATGGCTGCATGGCAAGGGGATCAGCCTGCGCACCCTGTCCCAGCTTTGTGCGCTCGCCAACACAACGCTGACCGAATTGGCCGAATGTTGCGCGATCGAAAGTCGCCCCGACGATCATCTGACGCTCGCGCAGGAAAAGGCGCTGACCGCCAGTCCTGAACTGTCGACGGTTTTCTTCGTGATCGTCAACGGCTGGCCGGTATCGGAGGCGGAAGAGGGATTCGGCATCCCGCCCGAGCAGATCGTCCAATATGTGGAGCGGTTGGAACGGCTCGCCCTGATTGACCGGCTGCCCGGCGGCCGTCTGCGCGCGCGGCTGGACCCGGCCCATGTCTGGCGGCGGGAACCCATGCGGCGGCATTTCGAAAAGCATATGAAGCATCTTTTCTTCAAGCTCGATTATGGCGATCCCGCGACGATTTTCGGCGTGGAGACGGTGAAGCTCTCACCTGTTGGCGTCGCGCGGGTGGCCGAACGGATCGAGCGTTTTCGCGGCGAGTTGCGCGACATTGCTCAGGAGGATCGCCGTACCACTGTCCTTCCATCCGAATGGCATGCCATATTGGCGGTGGCATGCCCGACCTTGCCGCTCAGGTCCTGA
- a CDS encoding SDR family NAD(P)-dependent oxidoreductase, with the protein MADFPDGAAIIFGGSGGIGKGVALEFAMAGTDVAICYNRKEDVAQATAEAIRALGVKASIHKADVRDRVALEALVETAVAEHGRIHSLVWGAGPLVPQVPLADWTEEQFRQAVEVEAFGFYNATRAFIPHMREKGGGSFTHLGSAGHDWWPKLDGLSVAPKAINEALIKGIAKEEGRHEIRANSVLIGVIDAGMFHELSAQGVFDEKWKEETHKLLCLKRWGEAEDIGQAAVFFASRRANYVTGQTISVSGGFGV; encoded by the coding sequence ATGGCGGATTTCCCGGACGGCGCGGCGATCATCTTTGGCGGTAGCGGCGGCATCGGCAAGGGCGTCGCGCTGGAATTTGCAATGGCGGGCACGGACGTCGCCATCTGCTACAACCGCAAGGAGGATGTGGCGCAGGCAACGGCGGAAGCGATCCGGGCGCTGGGTGTCAAGGCCAGCATCCACAAAGCGGACGTGCGCGACCGGGTAGCGCTGGAGGCGTTGGTCGAAACGGCGGTGGCCGAGCATGGCCGTATTCACAGCCTTGTCTGGGGCGCAGGCCCCCTGGTGCCGCAGGTCCCGTTGGCCGACTGGACAGAAGAGCAGTTCCGTCAGGCGGTGGAAGTGGAGGCCTTCGGTTTCTACAATGCGACACGCGCCTTCATCCCCCATATGCGGGAAAAGGGCGGCGGCAGCTTTACCCATCTGGGGTCGGCGGGGCATGACTGGTGGCCGAAGCTGGATGGGCTGTCGGTCGCGCCAAAGGCCATCAACGAAGCGCTGATCAAGGGCATCGCCAAGGAAGAAGGCCGCCATGAGATCCGCGCCAATTCGGTGCTGATCGGCGTGATCGACGCTGGCATGTTCCACGAACTGTCTGCGCAGGGCGTGTTCGATGAAAAATGGAAAGAGGAAACCCATAAGCTGCTCTGCCTGAAGCGTTGGGGTGAAGCGGAAGATATCGGTCAGGCGGCGGTGTTCTTTGCGTCCCGGCGGGCCAATTATGTGACCGGACAGACCATCTCCGTGTCGGGTGGCTTTGGGGTTTGA
- a CDS encoding TonB-dependent receptor: protein MRFCVAVVLAGVSVLAATTALAQAPQVADEVQSTSAQSGQLADIIVTAQRREESLQNVPVAVTAIGAEQLDQLRVTNVRALTGIAPNLQINTQGLQSNPTIIIRGVASGTSNNAVDPKVGIYLDGVYIGRTVGSVFDLSDIQRVEVLRGPQGTLFGRNATSGAISLTTAAPTGKFGVRGSVSYGNYDAKRGKVSVDLPSFGPLAIKFSYLHDDIRGDYRNAIGGSTIDFSQIDPSFGKQHIVRRLGGRNVDGVGVAARLDLGGLTADYRFDYTDARSSGRAIQSRGVIPDSSGALLSPIIAFQSLFGGITNISPDRLATVANASSIERVVTQGHSLTLSYPLNDAITLKSITALRKFRQDPNIYDLAASGGLKFTTAQLQALLVGNVAGVLNPANAPGPNDSFFSLMTARSTRQKQFSQEFQVQLTSDKVDLTAGLFYFHENSPADDYLGIFQPVANGVVIDMAKVGLIAGLPVGQLPFDLNRDGVINAADSNPSLASLFGSGMTRTRAINDSYAAYGQITWHLTDTLDATGGLRYTKDERENHIYEVSGGQGGQLGVGDYKVNYKKATWAAILTWRPTQRVTAYGKVSTGYVAGGILSGIPYRPETLTAYELGLKTQTLGNRLRTNIALFYSDYKDLQTQNFINGRQFFNNAGKADIKGVEIEADFVPVRGLTLSGNLSYTDFGYKSFILNGVDVADVARTTFASKWQGRASVQYDAPDMTMGGHLSGRIDGRYRSRLPLVSTPFYDMQGNLAPLNQYAYQKGFWVVDGRIGWVDMPLGGTKASLSLFGQNLLNKHYTAFGSPVLQLVATYDRGRTYGVELGFAF from the coding sequence ATGCGTTTTTGTGTTGCCGTTGTTCTGGCCGGTGTGTCGGTATTGGCCGCGACGACAGCCTTGGCTCAAGCGCCGCAGGTGGCGGATGAAGTCCAGTCGACGTCCGCGCAGAGCGGGCAGCTGGCGGATATCATCGTCACCGCGCAACGGCGCGAAGAAAGCCTGCAAAATGTGCCTGTCGCCGTGACTGCGATCGGCGCCGAGCAACTGGATCAACTGCGCGTCACCAACGTTCGCGCACTGACCGGCATCGCCCCCAATCTTCAGATCAACACACAGGGGCTGCAATCCAATCCGACGATCATCATTCGCGGCGTGGCATCGGGCACGTCGAATAATGCGGTCGATCCCAAGGTCGGCATCTATCTGGATGGCGTCTATATAGGGCGCACGGTGGGATCGGTCTTCGACCTGTCGGACATCCAGCGCGTCGAGGTGCTGCGCGGCCCACAGGGGACCTTGTTCGGGCGCAATGCCACCAGCGGCGCCATCAGCCTGACCACCGCTGCGCCTACCGGCAAGTTCGGCGTTCGGGGGTCAGTATCCTACGGCAATTACGATGCAAAGCGCGGCAAGGTTTCGGTCGACTTGCCATCCTTCGGGCCGCTGGCGATCAAATTCTCCTATCTGCATGATGATATCCGCGGGGATTACCGCAACGCGATCGGCGGCAGCACCATCGATTTCAGCCAGATCGATCCCTCTTTCGGCAAGCAGCATATCGTCAGGCGGCTTGGCGGACGCAATGTCGATGGCGTGGGCGTCGCCGCGCGGCTCGATCTGGGTGGTCTGACCGCCGACTATCGTTTCGATTATACCGACGCACGGTCCAGCGGCCGCGCGATCCAGAGCCGCGGTGTCATCCCCGACAGTTCGGGCGCGCTGCTGTCGCCGATCATCGCCTTTCAGTCACTGTTCGGCGGCATCACCAATATTTCGCCTGATCGCCTTGCAACCGTCGCCAATGCCTCGAGTATCGAACGGGTCGTGACCCAAGGGCACAGTCTGACCCTCAGCTATCCGCTGAATGATGCGATCACGCTGAAGAGCATCACGGCTTTGCGCAAGTTCCGGCAGGACCCCAATATCTACGATCTGGCCGCGTCCGGTGGCCTCAAATTCACCACGGCCCAATTGCAGGCGCTGCTGGTTGGCAATGTCGCAGGCGTGCTGAACCCTGCCAATGCGCCGGGGCCGAACGATTCCTTTTTCTCGCTGATGACTGCGCGGTCGACCCGGCAGAAGCAATTCAGCCAGGAATTTCAGGTACAGCTCACGTCCGACAAGGTGGACCTGACAGCCGGACTGTTCTATTTTCACGAAAATTCGCCCGCAGACGACTATCTGGGCATTTTCCAGCCTGTTGCCAATGGGGTGGTGATCGACATGGCAAAGGTTGGCCTGATCGCCGGATTGCCGGTGGGGCAATTGCCCTTCGATCTTAATCGCGATGGCGTCATCAATGCTGCGGATAGCAACCCCTCTCTGGCCAGCCTGTTCGGCAGCGGCATGACGCGGACGCGGGCGATCAACGACAGCTATGCCGCCTACGGACAGATTACCTGGCATCTGACCGACACGCTCGATGCCACAGGCGGGCTGCGTTACACCAAAGACGAGCGCGAGAACCATATCTATGAGGTATCGGGCGGGCAGGGCGGCCAGCTAGGCGTCGGAGACTATAAGGTTAACTATAAGAAGGCGACCTGGGCGGCGATCCTGACCTGGCGCCCGACGCAGCGCGTGACCGCCTATGGCAAGGTATCGACCGGCTATGTGGCGGGCGGCATATTGAGCGGCATTCCCTATCGGCCCGAAACCCTGACCGCCTATGAACTGGGCCTCAAGACCCAGACTTTGGGCAACCGCCTGCGCACGAACATTGCGTTATTCTACAGCGATTACAAGGATCTTCAGACCCAGAACTTCATTAATGGTCGGCAGTTCTTCAACAATGCGGGCAAGGCGGATATCAAGGGTGTCGAGATCGAGGCCGATTTCGTGCCGGTGCGCGGCCTGACGCTGAGTGGCAATCTCAGCTACACCGATTTCGGCTATAAGAGCTTTATCCTGAACGGTGTGGACGTGGCGGACGTTGCCCGCACCACCTTCGCGTCGAAATGGCAGGGGCGCGCATCGGTCCAATATGATGCGCCGGACATGACGATGGGCGGCCATCTGTCGGGAAGGATCGACGGTCGCTACCGCAGTCGTCTGCCGCTGGTGTCGACGCCCTTCTACGATATGCAGGGCAATCTCGCCCCGCTCAATCAATATGCCTATCAGAAGGGTTTCTGGGTGGTGGATGGTCGCATCGGCTGGGTCGACATGCCGTTGGGCGGAACGAAGGCGTCGCTGTCGCTGTTCGGCCAGAATCTGCTCAACAAACATTATACGGCTTTTGGATCGCCCGTTCTGCAACTGGTGGCAACCTATGATCGTGGACGGACCTATGGTGTCGAACTGGGCTTTGCCTTCTGA
- a CDS encoding cytochrome-c peroxidase, giving the protein MAAALAAFERTLIALDSPYDRFRAGDGAALSDDARQGASLFVSHGCAACHAGRDLTDERYHQLGPAEARDPGLSEKTGNAKDAGRFRTPPLRNVAVTGPWWHDGSARTLEEAVRRHRLALPEMAMPSLLAFLDSLTDRAFLTDPRFAMPDRACGKRL; this is encoded by the coding sequence GTGGCTGCGGCGCTGGCGGCTTTTGAGCGGACGTTGATTGCGCTCGACAGTCCCTATGACCGATTTCGCGCCGGAGATGGCGCTGCGCTATCGGATGATGCGCGGCAGGGCGCAAGCCTGTTCGTCTCGCACGGCTGCGCAGCCTGCCACGCGGGGCGCGACCTGACCGATGAGCGCTACCACCAGCTTGGACCGGCGGAGGCGCGCGATCCGGGCCTTAGTGAAAAGACCGGCAATGCGAAGGATGCTGGCCGATTCCGCACGCCGCCGCTGCGTAATGTCGCAGTAACGGGGCCATGGTGGCACGACGGGTCGGCCCGCACATTGGAAGAGGCGGTGCGGCGCCATCGGCTGGCGCTGCCGGAGATGGCGATGCCGTCCCTGCTTGCCTTTCTCGACAGCCTGACCGACCGCGCGTTCCTGACCGATCCTCGTTTCGCAATGCCGGATCGCGCCTGTGGGAAGAGGCTTTAG
- a CDS encoding IS481 family transposase: protein MVQIHPQARTTPAVRADIARSTEPASVVAKRYGISDETVRKWRRRGEQAVQDRSSRPKRLAWRTNEEERAIICAVRRATGFPLDDLAFVLRHFLPHLNRDSIYRVLKAEGLNRRPPKPTVRPRKGQGHFHDYDLGFVHIDVKHLPKLRTADGEIRKRFLYVAIDRCSRFVHLNVYDAENAANAVAFLKAAMKAFPFRITHVLTDRGSCFTADDFERACAKIKVSHRTTRPYTPQTNGMVERFNGRIASEVLGINVAGHADLEILLTGFNRAYNLRRQRVLQGGSPSQKVDERIQLNPALANPLYRTAAQDDLMARVDDVLYYANDVSQPDS from the coding sequence ATGGTGCAGATACATCCTCAGGCCCGAACCACGCCCGCTGTGCGGGCAGACATTGCCCGCTCCACCGAACCTGCCAGTGTCGTGGCGAAGCGCTATGGCATCAGCGACGAGACCGTCCGCAAGTGGCGGAGACGCGGAGAGCAGGCGGTCCAGGATCGATCAAGCCGACCCAAGCGCCTTGCCTGGCGGACGAACGAGGAGGAGCGCGCCATCATCTGCGCCGTGCGCAGAGCAACAGGGTTCCCGCTGGACGATCTCGCTTTCGTACTCCGGCACTTTCTGCCACATCTCAACCGCGATAGCATTTATCGTGTCCTTAAGGCCGAAGGCCTCAATCGACGACCACCCAAGCCGACGGTGCGGCCCCGCAAGGGTCAGGGCCACTTCCACGACTATGATCTCGGTTTTGTCCACATCGACGTTAAACATTTGCCCAAGTTGCGTACCGCGGACGGCGAGATCCGTAAGCGCTTCCTCTATGTCGCAATCGATCGCTGCTCACGCTTTGTCCACCTCAACGTCTACGACGCCGAGAACGCCGCCAATGCGGTTGCCTTCCTCAAGGCCGCCATGAAGGCCTTCCCCTTCCGCATCACCCATGTGCTGACGGATCGGGGTTCTTGCTTCACCGCCGATGATTTTGAACGCGCCTGCGCGAAAATCAAGGTCAGCCATCGCACGACTCGGCCCTATACGCCCCAGACGAACGGCATGGTCGAGCGCTTCAATGGCCGCATCGCCAGCGAGGTGCTCGGCATAAATGTTGCTGGCCACGCAGATCTCGAAATCCTGCTGACCGGCTTTAATCGTGCCTACAATTTGCGACGACAACGTGTCCTCCAGGGTGGTTCGCCTAGCCAAAAGGTAGATGAACGGATCCAACTCAACCCTGCTCTTGCCAATCCCCTTTACAGGACAGCGGCGCAGGACGACCTTATGGCTAGAGTCGACGACGTATTATATTATGCCAATGATGTGTCGCAACCAGACAGCTAG